From the genome of Synergistaceae bacterium, one region includes:
- a CDS encoding cupin domain-containing protein: protein MIRDVTGVEAENLAGGKGKAMRYVIVPPEELNGHGRLYARIVLAPGSCVGWHQHVNDTEPYYILRGEGDFIEGDSENDKRRTHVHAGQVCVIRVGQWHSLENNSDDELEFIALIYNKPGYLN from the coding sequence ATGATTCGTGATGTAACAGGAGTAGAGGCTGAGAATTTAGCGGGCGGAAAAGGGAAGGCAATGCGCTATGTGATAGTGCCGCCGGAGGAGCTTAACGGACACGGGAGACTCTATGCGCGGATAGTGCTTGCGCCGGGGTCTTGCGTGGGATGGCATCAGCATGTCAACGACACAGAGCCGTACTACATTCTGCGCGGTGAGGGCGACTTCATCGAGGGAGACTCGGAAAACGACAAGAGGCGGACTCATGTTCACGCGGGGCAGGTGTGCGTGATTCGCGTGGGTCAGTGGCATTCACTGGAGAATAATTCTGATGATGAGCTTGAATTTATTGCGCTTATCTACAACAAGCCGGGCTATCTGAATTAG
- a CDS encoding N-6 DNA methylase, producing MYSLSELFRNSTHDDSAFTPGTVHAVESMIYTKEQRGKIIPFIKCIIRKKEIRLNPEEAVRQLYIYRLIHEYGYDPENIRLEHGINFGREIKRADIVIFEKDHPNSEYIIVEVKKPNSRDGKAQLKSYCNASGAIMGVWTNGQDFAYYHRKDPNYFENIPDIPKAKQKLRDILRERWTISDLEAKDRLRDGHKSLTGLIQEMEDEVLANAGVDVFEEVFKLIYTKLFDEMQSGRDKSRILEFRNYGDTDSDLKANIQALFKQAMRKWPGVFNDNDTISLTPSHLSVCVSALQSVKLFNSNLDVIDDAFEYLMSKSSKGEKGQFFTPRYVIDMCVRMLNPKKNESMIDTAAGSCGFPVHTIFHVWKNILAEKGIEQSHLFTAEEKPPECQEYVKDKVFAIDFDEKAVRVARTLNLIAGDGRTNVLHLNTLDYGRWEETIKPRAWQKIYSEGWLRFTDFCGTEEDYGNFAFDIVMANPPFAGDIKEGKIISRYELARDAKGKYAQRIGRDILFIERNIHFLKPGGRMAIVLPQGRFNNSSDKYIRSFIARECRILAVIGLHENVFKPHTGTKTSVLFVQKWDDDLCPHREDYPVFFATMRKPGKDNSGGKIYVRDSDGHILRDAHNHPVVDHDLYNHEGLTQDGIAEAFIEFAKREGLSFFGDARFSEERYGELVSGLEVSEVMLSRLENYFTLGAEYYAKGYVYAACKVQACRKSETLGNMSQIITDGDHDSPEYFDDGIPYLLSETVQTGYIDKSKIRYITLEKHETLRKSATRPRDVLVTKTGVYFGKSAVTPDDIQEANMSSHVAMIRLKDEYNPYFVSAFLNCNYGYSQLRRRGVKATRPEIALLEFDDIRVPKMSDEFDSLIESITRQAMTAIADSESLYARAQSILNDAIHFTPSAHSDSNITAVSFSQVFSAGRMDAEYFMPKYDELLAHLETLPAKRLGEIVTITKSIEPGSECYSTEGIPFIRVSDITETGITPPAIRIPWTSENEKLYPKKDTILLSKDGTIGIAYKVDSDMEAVTSGALLHLRVTDSEVMPDYLALVLNSEAVRLQAERDSNGAIIKHWKPGDIARTVIPIFDSQTQQSISEHVRDSFALRKESERLIALAVKSVELAVEHDENAAMNLITQSE from the coding sequence ATGTATTCGCTTTCAGAGTTATTCAGGAACTCAACGCATGATGACTCGGCCTTCACACCCGGAACAGTTCACGCGGTCGAGTCCATGATTTACACGAAAGAACAGCGCGGGAAAATTATCCCCTTCATCAAGTGCATAATCCGCAAAAAGGAAATACGCCTGAACCCGGAAGAAGCCGTCAGACAGCTATACATTTACAGGCTGATTCATGAGTATGGATATGACCCGGAAAATATCAGGCTTGAACACGGAATAAATTTCGGGCGTGAAATCAAGCGCGCTGACATTGTGATATTCGAGAAGGATCACCCGAACTCGGAATATATCATTGTCGAGGTCAAGAAGCCAAACTCACGCGACGGAAAAGCACAGCTCAAATCATACTGCAATGCTTCAGGCGCAATAATGGGAGTCTGGACTAACGGGCAGGATTTCGCATACTATCACCGCAAAGACCCAAATTATTTCGAGAACATACCCGACATACCCAAAGCAAAGCAGAAACTCCGCGACATTCTCCGGGAACGCTGGACAATCTCAGACCTTGAAGCAAAAGACAGGCTCAGGGACGGCCATAAATCATTGACCGGGCTGATTCAGGAAATGGAAGACGAGGTATTAGCCAACGCCGGAGTCGATGTTTTCGAGGAAGTGTTCAAGCTGATATACACGAAACTTTTTGACGAAATGCAAAGCGGGCGGGACAAGTCGCGTATTCTTGAGTTCAGGAATTACGGCGACACAGACTCTGACCTCAAAGCAAACATTCAGGCACTCTTCAAGCAGGCTATGCGGAAATGGCCGGGAGTCTTCAACGACAACGACACAATATCATTGACCCCCTCGCATTTGTCCGTTTGTGTCTCGGCTCTGCAAAGCGTCAAGCTCTTCAACTCTAATCTTGATGTCATTGATGACGCATTCGAGTACCTCATGAGCAAGTCAAGCAAGGGCGAGAAAGGGCAGTTTTTCACCCCGCGTTATGTTATCGATATGTGCGTGAGAATGCTCAATCCCAAAAAGAACGAGTCAATGATTGACACCGCGGCAGGCTCATGCGGATTCCCCGTTCACACAATATTTCACGTGTGGAAAAATATTCTTGCCGAAAAGGGAATCGAACAGAGTCATTTGTTCACAGCGGAAGAAAAGCCCCCGGAGTGTCAAGAGTACGTGAAGGATAAAGTTTTTGCCATTGACTTTGACGAAAAAGCCGTGAGAGTCGCTCGTACGCTTAACCTTATAGCCGGAGACGGGCGGACAAATGTACTTCACCTTAACACGCTGGATTACGGACGCTGGGAGGAGACAATAAAGCCGCGGGCATGGCAGAAAATCTACAGTGAAGGCTGGCTCAGGTTTACGGATTTCTGCGGCACTGAAGAGGATTACGGCAATTTTGCGTTTGATATTGTCATGGCTAACCCTCCTTTTGCGGGCGACATCAAAGAGGGCAAAATCATATCCCGCTATGAACTCGCAAGAGACGCAAAAGGCAAATACGCGCAGAGAATCGGACGGGATATATTATTCATTGAGCGCAATATTCATTTCCTGAAACCCGGCGGAAGAATGGCAATAGTACTCCCGCAGGGACGCTTCAACAATTCGAGCGACAAATACATTCGGAGCTTCATTGCGAGGGAGTGCAGGATTCTGGCGGTAATCGGGCTTCATGAAAACGTCTTCAAGCCTCACACAGGCACAAAGACTTCTGTGCTGTTCGTGCAGAAATGGGATGATGATTTATGCCCGCACCGTGAAGATTACCCGGTGTTTTTCGCGACAATGAGGAAGCCGGGGAAGGACAATTCCGGCGGGAAAATTTACGTAAGGGACTCAGACGGGCATATACTGAGGGACGCGCATAATCACCCGGTTGTTGATCATGATCTGTATAATCACGAGGGCTTGACTCAGGACGGAATAGCGGAGGCGTTCATAGAGTTTGCGAAAAGGGAGGGATTAAGTTTTTTCGGTGATGCCCGCTTCTCTGAGGAACGTTACGGGGAATTAGTGAGCGGGCTTGAAGTGAGTGAAGTGATGTTGAGCAGGCTTGAGAATTATTTTACGCTTGGTGCAGAATATTACGCAAAAGGCTATGTGTATGCGGCTTGCAAAGTTCAGGCTTGCAGGAAGTCAGAAACTCTTGGCAATATGTCTCAAATAATTACGGACGGCGATCACGATTCACCAGAATATTTTGATGATGGCATTCCGTATCTTTTGAGTGAGACTGTACAGACGGGATATATAGACAAAAGCAAAATACGCTACATAACGCTGGAAAAACATGAAACCTTGCGAAAATCTGCAACACGTCCGCGAGATGTATTAGTTACAAAAACGGGTGTATATTTCGGAAAAAGTGCTGTTACGCCTGACGATATACAAGAAGCTAATATGAGTTCACATGTTGCTATGATACGGCTTAAAGATGAATATAATCCCTATTTTGTCTCGGCGTTTCTGAATTGTAATTACGGCTATTCACAGTTACGCAGGAGGGGAGTAAAGGCCACGCGCCCCGAAATAGCATTACTTGAATTTGACGATATACGAGTCCCGAAAATGTCCGACGAATTTGACTCGCTCATAGAATCAATAACCCGTCAGGCCATGACCGCAATAGCCGACTCCGAATCCCTCTACGCCCGCGCACAATCAATCCTCAATGACGCAATACACTTCACCCCCTCGGCGCATTCAGACTCAAATATCACTGCCGTATCATTCTCGCAGGTCTTCAGCGCAGGACGTATGGACGCGGAATACTTCATGCCCAAATATGACGAACTCTTAGCGCACCTTGAGACCCTCCCGGCAAAACGTCTCGGCGAAATCGTAACTATCACGAAATCCATCGAACCCGGCAGCGAATGTTACAGCACAGAAGGAATACCCTTTATCCGTGTCAGCGACATCACAGAGACAGGCATAACACCTCCGGCAATACGAATCCCTTGGACATCTGAGAATGAGAAACTTTACCCGAAGAAAGATACTATCTTGTTGTCGAAGGACGGCACTATAGGAATTGCGTACAAAGTTGACTCTGATATGGAGGCTGTAACATCGGGGGCGTTGCTTCATTTGCGTGTTACTGACTCTGAAGTCATGCCGGATTATCTTGCGCTTGTGCTTAATTCAGAGGCTGTGCGCTTGCAGGCCGAACGCGATTCCAATGGAGCAATCATAAAACACTGGAAGCCCGGCGACATTGCCCGCACCGTTATTCCAATATTCGACTCACAGACTCAGCAGTCAATCTCCGAACATGTCCGCGACTCTTTCGCCCTCAGAAAAGAATCCGAACGCCTCATAGCCCTTGCAGTAAAATCCGTTGAACTCGCTGTAGAACATGACGAAAACGCAGCAATGAATCTCATAACGCAGTCAGAATAA
- the rpsL gene encoding 30S ribosomal protein S12 — protein MPTINQLVRLGREEKKSKSNSPALQGNPARRGVCTRVYTITPKKPNSALRKVARVRLTNGIEVTSYIPGIGHNLQEHSVVLVRGGRVKDLPGVRYHIIRGTLDCGGVENRKRSRSKYGARRPKAN, from the coding sequence GTGCCGACAATTAATCAGTTAGTGCGGTTAGGCCGCGAGGAAAAGAAGAGCAAGAGCAATTCTCCGGCATTGCAGGGGAATCCGGCCCGCAGGGGAGTCTGCACCAGAGTGTACACGATAACCCCTAAGAAGCCCAATTCAGCGTTGCGGAAAGTTGCGCGTGTGAGACTCACAAACGGCATCGAAGTAACGTCATATATTCCCGGAATCGGCCATAACTTACAGGAACACTCAGTAGTCCTTGTGAGGGGCGGAAGGGTTAAGGACTTGCCCGGCGTCCGTTACCATATAATCAGGGGTACGCTTGACTGCGGAGGCGTTGAGAACCGCAAGAGAAGCCGCTCAAAGTATGGCGCACGCAGGCCGAAAGCCAATTAG
- the rpsG gene encoding 30S ribosomal protein S7 gives MPRKGHIKKREPQPDVRFHNAAAGRFISALMMGGKRSTAERIFYGALEGAAEKLGVEPFEVFEKAMANVTPNIEVRPRRVGGATYQVPVEVTPERGVQLSIRWIVSYARAKKGMPMGERLMRELMDAYKNEGASIKRRDDTHRMAEANRAFAHYRW, from the coding sequence ATGCCGAGAAAAGGACATATCAAGAAGCGCGAGCCTCAGCCCGATGTGAGATTCCATAACGCCGCGGCGGGAAGGTTTATCAGCGCATTGATGATGGGAGGAAAACGCAGCACAGCCGAGAGAATATTTTACGGCGCACTTGAAGGAGCTGCGGAAAAGTTAGGCGTTGAACCCTTTGAGGTTTTCGAGAAGGCAATGGCAAACGTTACGCCGAACATTGAAGTACGTCCCCGCCGTGTAGGTGGCGCAACGTATCAGGTTCCCGTTGAAGTTACGCCGGAGCGCGGAGTCCAGCTCTCTATACGCTGGATAGTCTCATATGCCCGTGCCAAAAAGGGAATGCCTATGGGTGAAAGGCTCATGCGTGAGTTGATGGATGCATACAAGAACGAGGGAGCTTCAATCAAGCGCCGTGATGACACACACAGAATGGCGGAAGCTAACCGGGCATTTGCACATTACCGCTGGTAG